Proteins from a genomic interval of Pseudomonas versuta:
- the tusD gene encoding sulfurtransferase complex subunit TusD, whose amino-acid sequence MKFAIALYSAAHAPSSRRALRFAEAVLAGGHEIVRLFFYQDGVHSASSNIVTPQDEQDLPQQWATFVSNNQLDGVVCIAAALRRGVLNEDEAARYQRPAVNLQAPWELSGLGQLHDAIQSADRLICFGGH is encoded by the coding sequence CGCCCTCCTCCCGCCGAGCACTGCGTTTTGCCGAAGCAGTGTTGGCGGGCGGCCATGAAATTGTCCGGTTGTTTTTTTATCAAGACGGCGTCCACAGCGCTTCGAGCAACATCGTGACGCCTCAGGACGAACAAGACCTCCCACAGCAATGGGCGACCTTTGTCAGTAACAATCAACTCGATGGTGTGGTGTGCATTGCAGCAGCCCTGCGTCGCGGGGTGCTGAATGAGGATGAAGCTGCGCGATACCAACGCCCGGCGGTCAATTTACAAGCGCCGTGGGAGCTGTCTGGTCTGGGGCAGTTACATGATGCGATTCAATCGGCTGATCGACTGATCTGCTTCGGAGGCCATTGA
- the tusC gene encoding sulfurtransferase complex subunit TusC, with the protein MPKSLLIISRQAPWSGLSAKEALDIVLAGGAFDLPIGLLFMDDGVFQLVPDQKAVAVQQKNLTANLQALSLFGVEDLFACSHSLSVRGIAPAGLAVDDAQPLSAEEIRTLLDRYDQVITL; encoded by the coding sequence ATGCCTAAGTCGCTATTAATCATTAGCCGCCAGGCACCCTGGTCCGGCCTCAGCGCTAAAGAAGCACTGGATATCGTGCTGGCAGGCGGAGCATTCGACTTGCCGATCGGCCTGCTGTTTATGGATGACGGCGTATTTCAGCTTGTACCGGATCAAAAGGCCGTAGCCGTCCAGCAAAAGAACCTCACAGCCAATCTACAGGCCTTGTCCCTGTTCGGTGTAGAGGATCTGTTTGCTTGCAGCCACAGTTTGTCCGTTCGCGGCATCGCGCCCGCGGGGCTTGCCGTTGATGACGCACAGCCGCTGTCGGCAGAAGAAATCCGTACACTTCTTGACCGTTATGACCAAGTGATAACTCTCTGA
- the tusB gene encoding sulfurtransferase complex subunit TusB yields the protein MSTLHVLSHSPFSDTRLGSCLRILGSSDALLLCGDAVYALQQQSSTLEEKTVFALEEDLQARNIECPQWATPVDYPAFVDLSIRYDKVNSWL from the coding sequence ATGTCGACCTTACACGTTCTGAGTCATTCGCCTTTTTCAGACACACGCCTGGGTAGCTGCTTACGCATTCTGGGCAGCAGTGACGCATTGCTGCTCTGTGGCGATGCGGTATATGCCCTGCAGCAGCAAAGCAGCACACTTGAAGAAAAGACCGTCTTTGCTCTCGAAGAAGACCTGCAGGCGCGCAATATCGAGTGTCCGCAGTGGGCGACTCCGGTTGACTACCCGGCCTTCGTCGATCTGTCGATCCGGTACGACAAGGTCAATAGCTGGCTATGA